The Pseudofrankia inefficax genome window below encodes:
- the moaC gene encoding cyclic pyranopterin monophosphate synthase MoaC — protein sequence MDAPARLTHVDETGAARMVDVSAKDVTQRVATAGGRLLVSPAVVELLRGAGMPKGDALGTARIAGIMGAKRTSDLVPLCHPLPISGVSVELTVADDAVDIVATVRTTGRTGVEMEALTAVAVAGLTMHDMVKAVDPAAELTGVRLLAKSGGRSGDWRRDEAAGHGGPAADRGPAGENGAAPANGRSGDLREETG from the coding sequence ATGGACGCCCCCGCGCGGCTGACCCACGTCGACGAGACCGGCGCCGCCCGCATGGTCGACGTGTCGGCGAAGGACGTCACCCAGCGGGTGGCCACCGCCGGCGGCCGGCTGCTGGTCAGCCCCGCCGTGGTCGAGCTGCTGCGCGGTGCGGGGATGCCCAAGGGGGACGCGCTGGGCACCGCCCGGATCGCCGGGATCATGGGCGCCAAGCGAACCTCCGACCTGGTGCCGCTGTGCCACCCGCTGCCGATCTCCGGGGTGAGCGTCGAGCTGACCGTGGCCGACGACGCGGTCGACATCGTCGCGACCGTGCGGACCACCGGGCGCACCGGCGTCGAGATGGAGGCACTGACGGCCGTCGCGGTCGCCGGCCTGACGATGCACGACATGGTGAAGGCGGTGGATCCGGCCGCGGAGCTCACCGGCGTCCGGCTGTTGGCCAAGTCGGGCGGCCGCAGCGGAGACTGGCGTCGCGACGAGGCGGCCGGGCACGGTGGGCCGGCCGCGGACCGTGGGCCGGCCGGGGAGAATGGCGCCGCGCCGGCCAACGGGAGGTCGGGCGACCTTCGGGAGGAGACTGGGTGA
- a CDS encoding FmdB family zinc ribbon protein, which yields MPTYQYRCTACGNDLEAVQSFSDAALTECPVCGGQLRKVFSSVGLVFKGSGFYKTDSRSGSSATAPAQRKDGTADTGSKEAPKTDAASSPSTTSPAPAAAPATSGSTSATSSASAA from the coding sequence GTGCCCACTTACCAGTACCGCTGCACCGCCTGTGGCAACGACCTCGAGGCCGTGCAGAGCTTCAGCGATGCCGCACTGACCGAGTGCCCGGTCTGCGGGGGCCAGTTGCGCAAGGTGTTCAGCTCGGTCGGCCTCGTGTTCAAGGGCAGCGGGTTCTACAAGACCGACAGCCGGTCCGGCTCGTCGGCGACCGCGCCCGCGCAGCGGAAGGACGGCACGGCCGACACCGGGAGCAAGGAGGCGCCGAAGACCGACGCCGCCAGCTCGCCGTCGACCACGAGCCCGGCCCCGGCCGCGGCGCCTGCCACCAGCGGCTCGACCAGCGCCACGTCCTCCGCCAGCGCGGCCTGA
- a CDS encoding 5-formyltetrahydrofolate cyclo-ligase, whose translation MGEQDADDAIARAKSDLRRALAACRRGVGPRPGPGPVIGLPGSWAASDREPAGPSPSIQTGAQPRAQEAADGAQIARRVLSLPEVTAADRIAAFVSLPGEPSTLPLLDTLRARGVHVLLPAVRGDLDLDFREYTGTLVPGALGTREPPRAAATVDLASADVVLVPAVAVDPRGHRLGRGGGSYDRALRRVRDAATLVALVDEHAIVEAVPVAAHDRSVSVIVTPTRLLRCR comes from the coding sequence GTGGGCGAGCAGGACGCGGACGACGCCATCGCCCGCGCGAAATCCGACCTGCGCCGCGCGCTGGCCGCCTGCCGCAGGGGCGTCGGCCCACGTCCCGGGCCGGGCCCGGTGATCGGCCTGCCCGGCTCCTGGGCGGCGTCGGACCGCGAACCGGCCGGACCGAGCCCGTCGATCCAGACGGGAGCTCAGCCGAGGGCCCAGGAGGCGGCGGACGGCGCCCAGATCGCGCGCCGCGTCCTGTCCCTCCCGGAGGTCACCGCGGCCGACCGGATCGCCGCGTTCGTGAGCCTGCCCGGCGAGCCCAGCACGCTGCCCCTGCTGGACACGCTGCGCGCGCGCGGCGTGCACGTGCTGCTGCCCGCGGTGCGCGGCGATCTCGACCTCGACTTCCGCGAGTACACCGGCACCCTCGTGCCGGGCGCGCTGGGCACCCGGGAGCCACCACGGGCGGCCGCGACGGTCGACCTGGCGAGCGCGGACGTCGTCCTGGTCCCGGCGGTGGCCGTCGACCCGCGCGGCCATCGGCTCGGCCGCGGCGGCGGCTCCTACGACCGCGCGCTGCGCCGGGTCCGCGACGCCGCGACGCTGGTCGCCCTCGTCGACGAGCACGCGATCGTCGAGGCGGTACCCGTCGCCGCGCACGACCGGTCCGTCTCCGTGATCGTCACGCCGACCAGGCTCCTTCGCTGCCGGTAG
- a CDS encoding tyrosine-type recombinase/integrase — protein sequence MTTGMRRGELVGLRRQDVDLAAGTVVPNVPRIVVDGQTATSGTTTENGLRPRALDPVTLAAPRTHIERWEKNRADVGHTNELLFCHPDGTDIHPDSVTDWIQKRVRAAGLPVTRLHDVRHSYATAALKSGVHPKVVSERPGHADVGFTLRIYSHVIPGMDEAAAGPVAGVIFGPDPGGGEKPAVHESVHEMETSPLERGDDEGQSPRNQGWR from the coding sequence GTGACGACCGGGATGCGTCGCGGCGAGCTCGTCGGCCTGCGCCGCCAGGACGTCGACCTGGCCGCCGGCACGGTCGTACCGAACGTCCCGCGGATCGTGGTCGACGGGCAGACGGCGACCTCGGGCACGACGACCGAGAACGGGCTACGCCCGCGCGCGCTGGACCCGGTGACGCTGGCCGCGCCGCGCACCCACATCGAACGGTGGGAGAAGAATCGTGCCGACGTCGGGCACACCAACGAGCTGCTGTTCTGCCACCCGGACGGAACCGACATTCACCCGGACTCGGTCACCGACTGGATCCAGAAGCGCGTCAGGGCCGCTGGCCTACCGGTGACCCGGCTGCACGACGTCCGGCACAGCTACGCCACCGCAGCGCTGAAGTCCGGCGTTCACCCCAAGGTCGTCAGCGAGCGGCCCGGACACGCCGATGTCGGCTTCACGCTGCGGATCTACAGCCATGTCATCCCGGGGATGGACGAGGCGGCAGCTGGTCCGGTGGCCGGGGTCATTTTCGGCCCGGACCCGGGGGGAGGAGAAAAACCCGCTGTGCACGAATCTGTGCACGAAATGGAAACGTCGCCACTGGAACGTGGCGACGATGAGGGCCAAAGCCCACGCAATCAGGGGTGGAGGTGA
- the glp gene encoding molybdotransferase-like divisome protein Glp, whose protein sequence is MKTVDEHISDILESVGVLPARRLPLAAAHGCALATDVRATIALPGFDNSAMDGYAVRAADVEQASPESPVLLPVTGEIAAGAALPDLVAPGTAVRIMTGAPFPPGADTVIQLEWTDGGTETVAVHRAARRGLHIRRAGEDVTPGSLVLPAGSVLGSTQIGLLAAINVARPPVRPRPRVAVLSTGSELVAVGNAVGPGQIVDSNSHAVAAAAREAGCEVRRLTGVPDDPAQFEAALRAILPEVDAVVTTGGVSVGAHDVVKEVLAATGEVRFERIAMQPGQPQGFGVIDGVAVFTLPGNPVSALVSFELFVRPALRRMRGLTGPDRPRPVVTVAERLTSPPAKRSFLRVLVGRGADGGLVAQSAGGQGSHHLSAAAGANALLVVPEDVTVVEPGDQLTAILLAADPADELLAGPVVDAVPAGAVAPLEANV, encoded by the coding sequence ATGAAAACGGTCGACGAGCATATTTCGGACATTCTGGAATCCGTCGGGGTACTGCCCGCACGGCGCCTTCCGCTGGCGGCCGCGCATGGTTGCGCCCTGGCCACCGATGTTCGCGCGACAATCGCGCTCCCCGGTTTCGACAACTCGGCGATGGATGGTTACGCGGTGCGCGCCGCGGACGTCGAGCAGGCCAGTCCTGAGTCGCCGGTCCTGCTTCCGGTCACCGGCGAGATCGCCGCGGGTGCCGCGCTTCCGGACCTGGTCGCCCCGGGAACCGCCGTGCGGATCATGACGGGCGCCCCCTTCCCGCCCGGCGCGGACACGGTCATTCAGCTCGAATGGACCGATGGCGGCACCGAGACGGTCGCCGTGCACCGGGCGGCCCGGCGCGGCCTGCACATCCGCCGGGCCGGCGAGGACGTCACCCCCGGCAGCCTGGTGCTCCCGGCCGGCAGCGTGCTCGGGTCCACGCAGATCGGCCTGCTCGCCGCGATCAACGTCGCCCGGCCGCCGGTGCGCCCGCGGCCCCGCGTCGCCGTGCTGTCGACCGGCAGCGAGCTGGTCGCCGTCGGCAACGCCGTCGGCCCCGGCCAGATCGTCGACTCGAACAGCCACGCGGTCGCCGCGGCGGCCCGCGAGGCCGGCTGCGAGGTGCGGCGGCTGACCGGCGTGCCCGACGACCCGGCCCAGTTCGAGGCCGCGCTGCGGGCGATCCTGCCCGAGGTGGACGCGGTCGTGACGACCGGCGGGGTGAGTGTCGGCGCGCACGACGTCGTCAAGGAGGTGCTCGCCGCGACCGGCGAGGTCCGGTTCGAGCGGATCGCCATGCAGCCCGGCCAGCCGCAGGGCTTCGGTGTCATCGACGGCGTCGCCGTCTTCACGCTGCCGGGCAACCCGGTGAGCGCGCTGGTCTCGTTCGAGCTGTTCGTCCGGCCGGCGTTGCGCCGGATGCGCGGCCTCACCGGCCCGGACCGGCCCCGGCCGGTCGTCACCGTGGCCGAGCGGCTCACCTCGCCGCCGGCGAAGCGCTCGTTCCTGCGGGTGCTGGTGGGCCGTGGCGCCGACGGTGGGCTCGTCGCCCAGTCGGCCGGTGGGCAGGGCTCCCATCACCTGTCCGCCGCCGCCGGCGCGAACGCGCTGCTCGTCGTCCCCGAGGACGTGACCGTCGTCGAGCCCGGCGACCAGCTGACCGCCATCCTGCTCGCGGCCGACCCGGCCGACGAGCTGCTCGCCGGCCCGGTGGTCGACGCCGTGCCCGCGGGCGCCGTGGCCCCGCTGGAGGCGAACGTCTAG
- a CDS encoding MogA/MoaB family molybdenum cofactor biosynthesis protein: MTGPAQVPTGARASVVTVSDRASAGTYADRSGPLLAAGLVELGFAVDGPVVVPDERGRIVAALRAALSAGADLVVTTGGTGLAPRDVTPEATAEVVERDVPGLAEALRAAGRDKVPTAMLSRGRAGVVGRALVVNLPGSTGGVRDGLGVLGAVVGHALDQLRGGDHRPSDGPGPQSRRPDPSQ; this comes from the coding sequence GTGACCGGGCCGGCACAGGTGCCGACTGGCGCGCGGGCCAGCGTCGTCACCGTCTCCGACCGGGCGTCCGCGGGCACGTACGCGGACCGCTCCGGACCGTTGCTCGCGGCCGGGCTCGTCGAGCTCGGCTTCGCCGTCGACGGCCCGGTCGTGGTGCCCGACGAGCGGGGCCGGATCGTCGCGGCGCTGCGCGCGGCCCTGTCCGCCGGCGCGGATCTCGTCGTGACGACCGGTGGCACGGGACTGGCCCCCCGCGACGTCACGCCGGAGGCGACGGCCGAGGTCGTCGAGCGGGACGTTCCAGGCCTCGCCGAGGCGCTGCGGGCCGCGGGCCGGGACAAGGTGCCCACGGCGATGCTCTCGCGCGGCCGGGCGGGCGTCGTCGGCCGGGCGCTGGTGGTGAACCTGCCCGGCTCGACCGGCGGGGTGCGCGACGGTCTCGGCGTGCTCGGCGCGGTCGTCGGCCATGCCCTCGACCAGCTTCGCGGCGGCGACCATCGGCCGTCGGACGGCCCCGGCCCCCAATCCCGGCGGCCGGACCCGAGCCAGTGA
- a CDS encoding alpha/beta fold hydrolase, with protein sequence MTVGTITARTTPAPSFLLLHGAATTGAIWAGVRRALGDRPAFAPDRPSSGDLDSELAAVREAVALAAAATPAAARSVDAPAPPRLAAGAAVTTTREGPRAVVFGGVSGGATLGLAALATGVPLAAAVLHEPAVGSLLPGLLAPMAAAYASGGVAAFASALYGPSWRPTDGPADPDAVARDLSMFLRFEPAAPGPTPGPVVVTVGERSPEIRHRAAAALHRELGLEVRVLAGCGHAAHLEAPAQFADLLAEIAATLG encoded by the coding sequence GTGACTGTGGGGACGATCACGGCCAGAACGACGCCCGCTCCGTCGTTCCTGCTGCTCCACGGGGCGGCGACCACGGGCGCGATCTGGGCCGGCGTGCGCCGCGCGCTGGGGGACCGACCGGCGTTCGCGCCCGACCGGCCGTCCAGCGGCGATCTCGACAGCGAGCTGGCCGCGGTCCGCGAGGCCGTCGCCCTGGCCGCCGCCGCGACGCCGGCCGCCGCCCGCTCCGTCGACGCCCCCGCGCCGCCCCGGCTGGCCGCGGGCGCGGCCGTCACCACGACCAGGGAGGGGCCGCGGGCAGTCGTGTTCGGCGGGGTGAGCGGTGGCGCGACGCTGGGCCTGGCCGCGCTCGCGACCGGCGTGCCGCTGGCCGCCGCGGTCCTGCACGAGCCGGCCGTCGGCTCGCTGCTGCCGGGGCTGCTCGCGCCGATGGCCGCGGCCTACGCGAGCGGCGGCGTCGCCGCCTTCGCGAGCGCGCTCTACGGTCCCAGCTGGCGGCCGACCGACGGGCCGGCCGATCCCGACGCCGTGGCGCGCGATCTGTCGATGTTCCTGCGCTTCGAACCGGCCGCCCCCGGGCCCACCCCGGGCCCGGTCGTCGTCACGGTCGGCGAGCGCTCACCGGAGATCCGGCACCGCGCGGCGGCGGCGCTGCACCGCGAGCTCGGGCTGGAGGTCCGGGTGCTGGCGGGCTGTGGGCACGCGGCTCACCTTGAGGCCCCGGCTCAGTTCGCCGACCTGCTCGCCGAGATCGCCGCCACGCTGGGCTGA
- a CDS encoding GntR family transcriptional regulator, with protein MTPTQPPTARPSSAQPTAGRPSTAQAPTERFTPRPPSARNATTGNLREHAYVGLRQRLMAGEFSFRDRLTEERLAALLGVSRTPVREALTRLAGDGLVEKRLDGGYYPAEPDLDGLRDLYEIRVVLELHSLERALESGVPHDPALLEPLRENWEALRQAPPDPDPSFVALDEGFHLTLCRASGNVELANMLDAINARIRPVRMHDFLTEDRIHMTIEQHLDIVETVLGGDLPEAVRKLRNHVGESMEVVEKRAASAITQMALRRGRSPR; from the coding sequence ATGACACCGACGCAGCCGCCGACGGCCCGACCGTCGAGTGCGCAACCGACCGCGGGGCGGCCGTCGACTGCGCAGGCGCCCACCGAGCGATTCACCCCGCGACCGCCATCGGCCCGCAACGCCACGACCGGCAACCTGCGGGAACACGCCTACGTCGGGCTGCGACAGCGGCTGATGGCGGGCGAGTTCTCCTTCCGCGACCGGCTGACCGAGGAGCGGCTCGCGGCCCTGCTCGGGGTCTCCCGGACGCCGGTGCGCGAGGCGCTCACCCGGCTGGCCGGGGACGGGCTGGTCGAGAAGCGGCTGGACGGGGGCTACTACCCGGCCGAGCCGGATCTCGACGGCCTGCGCGACCTCTACGAGATTCGGGTCGTCCTCGAGCTACACAGCCTGGAACGCGCGCTGGAATCCGGCGTCCCGCACGACCCCGCGCTGCTGGAACCGCTGCGCGAGAACTGGGAGGCGCTGCGTCAGGCGCCGCCCGACCCTGACCCCTCCTTTGTCGCGCTTGACGAAGGATTCCATCTCACACTCTGCCGTGCGTCTGGCAACGTCGAGCTGGCCAACATGCTCGACGCCATCAACGCCAGGATCCGGCCCGTTCGGATGCACGACTTCCTCACCGAAGACCGCATCCACATGACCATTGAGCAGCATCTCGACATCGTCGAGACGGTGCTCGGCGGCGACCTGCCCGAGGCGGTGCGCAAGCTGCGCAACCACGTCGGCGAGTCGATGGAGGTCGTGGAGAAGCGGGCCGCTAGCGCAATCACCCAGATGGCGCTCCGCCGAGGCCGCTCGCCGCGCTGA
- a CDS encoding diguanylate cyclase: MDLDRFKRVNDAFGHVAGDELLKIGAARLREGACATDTIARPGGDGSPSCWAAPAPRGRSVSLSGSRPRCPGRTRTVEGLP, from the coding sequence GTGGACCTTGATCGCTTCAAACGGGTCAACGACGCGTTTGGGCACGTGGCTGGCGACGAACTCCTGAAGATCGGTGCGGCTCGGCTGCGGGAGGGCGCCTGTGCCACCGACACGATTGCGCGTCCCGGTGGCGACGGTTCGCCGTCCTGCTGGGCGGCGCCAGCCCCGAGGGGCCGGTCCGTGTCGCTGAGCGGCTCGCGACCGCGGTGCCCCGGACGGACCCGAACCGTCGAGGGTCTTCCGTAA
- a CDS encoding GNAT family N-acetyltransferase: MNPPGWPARLADGPVAVRPLRMRDGPAWVDVRRRNGDWLAPWEATPPGMTGIRVGWAQRQTLGVYSQMLRGLRRAARSGSALPFATVYGGALVGQITVSTIVRGAFNSGHVGYWVDQGHAGRGITPTALALVVDHCFGPAGLHRLEANVRPENAASRRVLEKLGFREEGMHRRYLAIDGQYRDHVGYALTTEDVPEGLLHRWHATRSVERRP; this comes from the coding sequence GTGAACCCGCCCGGCTGGCCCGCGCGGCTGGCCGACGGGCCGGTCGCGGTCCGCCCGCTGCGGATGCGCGACGGGCCGGCGTGGGTGGACGTGCGGCGGCGCAACGGGGACTGGCTCGCGCCCTGGGAGGCCACCCCACCGGGGATGACCGGGATCCGGGTCGGCTGGGCACAGCGCCAGACCCTCGGTGTCTACAGCCAGATGCTGCGTGGCCTGCGCCGGGCGGCCAGGTCCGGCTCGGCGCTGCCGTTCGCGACCGTCTACGGCGGCGCGCTGGTCGGGCAGATCACCGTGTCGACCATCGTGCGCGGCGCCTTCAACAGCGGCCATGTCGGCTACTGGGTCGACCAGGGGCACGCGGGCCGGGGTATCACGCCGACCGCGCTCGCACTCGTCGTCGACCACTGTTTCGGCCCGGCGGGCCTGCACCGGCTGGAGGCGAACGTGCGGCCCGAGAACGCCGCGAGCCGCCGCGTGCTGGAGAAGCTCGGCTTCCGCGAAGAAGGCATGCACCGCCGTTACCTCGCCATCGACGGCCAGTACCGCGACCACGTTGGCTACGCGCTCACCACCGAGGATGTCCCCGAGGGGCTACTGCATCGCTGGCACGCGACTCGCTCCGTCGAAAGACGGCCGTAG
- the galU gene encoding UTP--glucose-1-phosphate uridylyltransferase GalU has protein sequence MPVTKAVIPAAGLGTRFLPATKAVPKEMLPVVDRPAIEYVVEEAARAGLRDVLLVTSRSKKAVEDHFDRDAELELALERKGDGARLARVRGSAELAEVHSVRQGAPRGLGHAVLCGAPHVGDEPFAVLLGDDLIDERDPLLEEMLAVQERFGGSVIALMEVPEEVVSLYGVATVDPAPVAAGGRYETVRIRDLVEKPPADEAPSNLAIIGRYVLAPKVFEVLRRTPPGRGGEIQLTDALRELAQAADEVGEPVHGVVFTGRRYDTGDRVDYLKAVIRLACERADLGPEIYPWLEEYVANGGPKADN, from the coding sequence ATGCCAGTGACGAAGGCGGTTATTCCGGCTGCGGGCCTCGGGACCCGGTTCCTTCCGGCGACGAAGGCCGTGCCGAAGGAGATGCTGCCCGTCGTAGACCGCCCGGCCATCGAATACGTGGTCGAAGAGGCCGCCCGCGCCGGCCTGCGGGACGTTCTGCTCGTCACCAGCCGGTCGAAGAAGGCCGTCGAGGACCACTTCGACCGCGATGCGGAGCTGGAGCTGGCGCTGGAGCGCAAGGGCGACGGGGCCCGGCTCGCGCGGGTGCGTGGGTCCGCGGAGCTCGCCGAGGTGCACTCGGTCCGCCAGGGCGCGCCGCGCGGCCTCGGGCACGCCGTGCTGTGCGGCGCCCCGCACGTGGGTGACGAGCCGTTCGCGGTGCTTCTCGGCGACGACCTGATCGATGAGCGGGATCCGCTCCTCGAGGAGATGCTCGCCGTGCAGGAGCGGTTCGGCGGCAGCGTGATCGCGCTGATGGAGGTGCCGGAGGAGGTCGTCTCGCTCTACGGCGTCGCCACCGTGGATCCGGCGCCGGTCGCGGCCGGCGGGCGTTACGAGACCGTCCGCATCCGCGACCTGGTCGAGAAGCCGCCGGCCGACGAGGCGCCGAGCAATCTGGCGATCATCGGCCGCTATGTGCTCGCGCCCAAGGTCTTCGAGGTGCTGCGCCGCACGCCGCCCGGCCGCGGCGGCGAGATCCAGCTGACCGACGCGCTGCGGGAGCTGGCGCAGGCCGCCGACGAGGTCGGCGAGCCCGTGCACGGCGTCGTGTTCACCGGGCGTCGCTACGACACCGGCGACCGGGTCGACTACCTGAAGGCCGTCATCCGGCTGGCCTGCGAGCGGGCCGACCTGGGCCCCGAGATCTACCCGTGGCTGGAGGAGTACGTCGCGAACGGCGGTCCGAAGGCGGACAACTAG
- a CDS encoding SigE family RNA polymerase sigma factor — MPDGGAQARRDDRSFEEFVAERGTALLRTAVYLAGDRQAGEDLLQDVLLRAYGRWVKVDEPEAYTRRALVNAATNRRRGYRRSREDLVDLSDSPVERPTLPGGRGDLAGVVGDRHDLLGALRQLPPRQRAVIVLRYFDDLTEAEIAAQLGCRPGSVKTHAARGMSRLRELLGASTVADRMGGVVGPDQVREASA; from the coding sequence ATGCCGGACGGTGGCGCACAGGCGCGCCGTGACGATCGGTCGTTCGAGGAGTTCGTGGCGGAGCGGGGCACGGCGCTACTGCGGACCGCGGTGTACCTGGCCGGTGACCGGCAGGCCGGTGAAGACCTGCTGCAGGACGTGCTGCTGCGTGCCTACGGCCGTTGGGTGAAGGTCGACGAGCCGGAGGCCTATACCCGGCGCGCTTTGGTGAACGCGGCGACGAACCGGCGGCGCGGTTACCGCCGTTCCCGTGAGGACCTCGTCGACCTTTCCGACAGCCCGGTCGAACGGCCGACGCTCCCCGGGGGCAGGGGTGACCTGGCGGGCGTGGTGGGTGACCGACATGACCTGCTTGGCGCCCTGCGCCAGCTCCCGCCCCGGCAGCGGGCAGTGATCGTGCTGCGCTACTTCGACGACCTGACCGAAGCGGAGATAGCGGCACAGCTCGGCTGCCGCCCCGGATCGGTGAAGACCCACGCCGCCCGGGGCATGTCGCGGCTGCGGGAACTGCTCGGAGCGTCGACCGTAGCGGATCGGATGGGCGGGGTAGTAGGTCCTGACCAGGTAAGAGAGGCCTCGGCATGA